A region from the Alnus glutinosa chromosome 5, dhAlnGlut1.1, whole genome shotgun sequence genome encodes:
- the LOC133869218 gene encoding probable LRR receptor-like serine/threonine-protein kinase At1g07650 translates to MPTIHEELDRRQKLYSLLMPVMNLVLKANNLTGELPASLTNLTKLKEFRISSNNFTGRMPEFFQSWKQLQELEIQASGLEGPIPPSISVLSNLTELRISDLRGEGSPFPPLQKMTSLEKLMLRSCNISGPIPAYISELAQLKRLDLSFNRLEGKIPDFGVLTSLDTIYLTGNVLDGPIPDWIKSRNSRYQIDISYKKFSSKSAPPTCPDNLNLFRSFSGSDNSILTECLKNNPCPKDQYSLYINCGGRATTIGGIKYEEDIDPGGSAKFFRMTNDTWGFSSTGFFWDVSSTSKDYVAENVSRLGMSDSLLYMNARLSPLSLTYYARCLANGNYTVKLHFAEIILRDNISFYGVGRRMFDVYIQNALALKDFNIEKEAQGVDKAVIRIFTAVVKNKTLEIRFYWAGKGTQDIPERGKYGTLISAITIHSGESHRLYVLCFFFNIVIHETLLVYATVPSPLSLILSVEFLNFLYFKPPDAEKKMQIKNKIFLVVGTAVLVSSLVFTILGILRWKGYLGGKTSREQELKGLDLQTGFFTFRQIKVATNNFHSANKLGEGGFGSVYKGTLLEGTIIAVKQLSSKSKQGNREFVNEIGMISGLQHPNVVKLYGCCIEQNQLLLVYEYMENNSLAHALFGPEEGDVKLDWPTRHKICVGIARGLTFLHEESPLKIVHRDIKTTNVLLDRDLNPKISDFGLAKLDEEENTHISTRVAGTIGYIAPEYALWGYLTYKADVFSFGIVALEIVVGKNNMKFRPNEDFVCLLDWALVLQQKGNLMELVDPKLGSNFSKEEAVRIIKVALLCTNPSPALRPTMSAVVSMLEGRTVVHELIMDPSIYGDELRFKALRDQFDQILGQSSSDTQGLIQSSNATMVGSSATLSSRS, encoded by the exons ATGCCAACGATTCATGAAGAGTTGGACCGTCGCCAGAAATTGTACAGCCTTCTCATGCCGGTGATGAACCT CGTTCTTAAGGCTAACAATCTCACAGGAGAGTTGCCTGCATCTCTCACTAATCTGACCAAATTAAAAGAATT TAGGATTAGCAGTAACAACTTCACTGGAAGAATGCCTGAATTCTTTCAAAGCTGGAAACAACTTCAGGAATT AGAGATCCAAGCTAGTGGTCTTGAGGGGCCTATTCCTCCTAGCATTTCTGTCTTGAGTAATTTGACCGAGCT AAGGATTAGTGACTTACGAGGAGAGGGTTCACCTTTTCCACCATTACAAAAAATGACAAGCCTGGAAAAATT GATGTTGAGGAGTTGTAATATCTCTGGACCAATCCCTGCATATATCTCAGAACTGGCACAGCTGAAAAGATT AGATCTCAGCTTCAACAGATTGGAAGGAAAAATTCCAGATTTCGGAGTTCTAACAAGCTTGGACACCAT ATATCTGACGGGCAACGTGCTCGATGGGCCTATTCCAGATTGGATCAAGAGCAGAAATAGCCGCTA CCAAATAGACatatcttataaaaaattttcctcAAAATCTGCACCACCTACTTGTCCAGACAATCt AAATTTGTTCAGAAGCTTTTCTGGATCAGACAACTC AATACTTACAGAGTGCCTGAAAAATAATCCATGTCCAAAAG ATCAGTACTCATTGTATATAAATTGTGGTGGAAGGGCAACCACCATTGGAGGCATCAAGTATGAAGAAGATATAGATCCAGGAGGTTCAGCAAAATTTTTTCGCATGACAAATGATACTTGGGGCTTTAGTAGCACAGGATTTTTTTGGGATGTTTCGAGTACCTCAAAGGACTATGTAGCAGAAAATGTATCCAGGCTCGGAATGAGCGACTCCCTATTATACATGAATGCACGTCTCTCGCCTCTTTCTCTAACATATTATGCGCGCTGCTTGGCAAATGGAAATTATACTGTGAAACTTCATTTTGCTGAGATAATACTTCGAGACAACATATCTTTTTACGGTGTTGGAAGACGGATGTTTGATGTTTATATACAG AATGCATTGGCACTGAAGGATTTTAATATTGAAAAGGAAGCACAAGGAGTTGACAAAGCAGTCATTAGGATTTTTACAGCAGTTGTTAAGAATAAAACTTTGGAGATTCGCTTTTATTGGGCCGGGAAAGGGACACAAGATATCCCAGAGAGAGGAAAATATGGTACTCTTATATCAGCTATCACCATACATTCTGGTGAGTCACACAGGTTGTACGTTCTGTGTTTCTTCTTTAACATCGTGATTCATGAGACATTACTAGTCTATGCCACGGTGCCATCCCCCCTCTCTCTCATACTAAGCGTGGAATTTCTCAATTTTCTAT ATTTCAAACCTCCCGATGCagagaaaaaaatgcaaataaaaaataagatattTCTTGTGGTCGGAACTGCAGTTTTAGTGTCAAGCCTTGTTTTCACGATTTTAGGAATTCTTCGGTGGAAAGGCTATTTAGGAGGCAAGACATCAAGGGAACAAG AGCTGAAAGGATTAGATCTGCAAACTGGTTTTTTCACCTTCAGACAAATTAAAGTTGCCACAAACAATTTTCACTCTGCAAACAAGCTTGGGGAAGGTGGCTTTGGATCTGTATACAAG GGCACATTATTAGAAGGTACCATAATTGCCGTCAAGCAACTTTCTTCTAAATCAAAGCAAGGCAATCGAGAGTTCGTAAATGAAATAGGAATGATCTCTGGTTTACAACATCCGAATGTTGTTAAGCTGTATGGATGTTGTATTGAACAAAATCAATTATTGTTGGTATACGAATACATGGAAAACAATAGCCTTGCACATGCTTTGTTTG GTCCAGAGGAAGGTGATGTGAAATTGGACTGGCCTACAAGGCATAAAATATGTGTCGGCATAGCAAGAGGACTAACTTTCTTGCATGAGGAATCACCACTGAAAATTGTTCATAGGGACATCAAAACTACCAATGTACTTCTAGATAGGGaccttaaccctaagatttCTGATTTTGGGTTGGCCAAGCTTGACGAAGAGGAGAACACCCACATTAGCACTCGAGTTGCAGGAACTAT AGGATATATAGCACCAGAATATGCATTATGGGGGTATTTAACATATAAAGCAGATGTATTTAGTTTTGGAATTGTTGCATTGGAAATTGTTGTTGGGAAGAACAACATGAAATTTCGACCTAATGAGGATTTTGTGTGCCTTCTAGATTGG GCCCTTGTTTTACAACAAAAAGGGAACTTGATGGAGTTGGTGGATCCAAAGTTGGGGTCTAACTTTAGTAAAGAAGAGGCAGTAAGAATCATTAAGGTAGCTCTATTATGTACTAATCCATCGCCAGCACTTCGACCCACAATGTCTGCAGTAGTGAGCATGCTTGAAGGCCGAACTGTTGTTCATGAGTTGATCATGGATCCAAGTATTTATGGCGATGAGTTGAGATTTAAGGCTTTAAGAGACCAGTTTGATCAGATCTTAGGACAGAGCTCAAGTGACACTCAAGGTCTCATTCAATCATCAAATGCCACAATGGTTGGCTCTTCTGCTACATTATCAAGTCGATCTTAA